The following proteins are co-located in the Halobacteriovorax sp. HLS genome:
- a CDS encoding sulfite exporter TauE/SafE family protein, which yields MTILIYLGLGIFSGVLSGIFGIGGGLVIVPTLLYCFKLLNFPLEHSMHMAIGTSLSIILVTVSNSMYGHHLNRNIEWSVVKKLVLSIVTGAFLGSFVSKELSAKTLEIIFSIYVVLVSLKMFADVKVDRDFKNTSSVLYGIVGFIIGFKSTILGIGGGTISIPFLTWRGHKMKKAVGISASVGIPIALAGTCSYIYNGLQVDNLPEYSLGYIYLPAFIGVILTSSFFARIGAKISNKLPQTQMKRGFAIFLMVVAVKMILKNLEA from the coding sequence ATGACAATTTTAATATATTTAGGGCTTGGAATATTCTCTGGAGTTCTTTCTGGAATTTTTGGAATAGGTGGAGGGCTTGTAATTGTTCCGACTCTTCTTTATTGCTTTAAATTGTTAAATTTTCCTCTCGAACACTCTATGCACATGGCCATAGGGACCTCTCTTTCTATTATACTAGTAACAGTTTCAAATTCTATGTATGGACATCATTTAAATAGGAATATCGAATGGTCTGTAGTTAAGAAATTAGTTCTTTCAATCGTCACTGGGGCCTTCTTGGGGAGCTTTGTCAGTAAAGAGCTCTCAGCTAAGACCTTAGAGATTATATTTTCAATATATGTGGTACTAGTGTCTTTGAAAATGTTTGCAGATGTGAAGGTAGACAGAGACTTTAAAAATACATCTTCTGTTTTATATGGAATTGTTGGGTTTATTATTGGGTTTAAATCAACAATACTTGGAATAGGTGGAGGGACTATTAGTATTCCTTTTCTCACATGGAGAGGACATAAAATGAAAAAGGCTGTTGGAATATCAGCTTCTGTAGGGATTCCGATTGCTTTGGCCGGAACGTGTAGCTACATTTATAATGGATTACAAGTTGATAATTTACCCGAATATAGTCTTGGTTACATATATCTACCTGCTTTCATCGGAGTAATCTTAACAAGCTCATTTTTTGCAAGAATAGGAGCTAAAATATCAAATAAATTGCCTCAGACTCAAATGAAAAGGGGATTTGCTATTTTCTTAATGGTGGTAGCGGTAAAGATGATTCTCAAAAATCTCGAAGCTTAG